A DNA window from Scomber japonicus isolate fScoJap1 chromosome 14, fScoJap1.pri, whole genome shotgun sequence contains the following coding sequences:
- the nkx3.3 gene encoding NK3 homeobox 3, producing the protein MTLSFSSFFIKDILTTGRAERGKPGGTRNTGELYAPTRNICTGHGGTGVLDLSLQDVDKNRIRPQRPFPELSVSVGNLKCDTSSEESTEEETEHRDDGADRQPHCVQRDKLQEQGVEEEGYHSRETVSCSTEERQSRSGTKKRSRAAFSHAQVYELERRFNTQRYLSGPERADLAGTLKLTETQVKIWFQNRRYKTKRRQVAAELAACSSPKKVAVKVLVRDDQKQYQQANGVHIPVTVPLYQAYQYYPYMHCCCQPCSMNSVARGGML; encoded by the exons ATGACATTAAGCTTTTCGTCCTTCTTTATCAAAGACATCCTCACTACAGGACGCGCAGAACGGGGGAAACCTGGTGGCACCCGGAATACAGGGGAGCTCTACGCGCCAACGCGCAACATCTGCACCGGGCATGGAGGGACAGGAGTCCTTGATTTATCTCTCCAAGACGTGGATAAAAACCGCATCCGCCCGCAGAGACCTTTTCCTGAACTCAGTGTGTCTGTTGGGAACCTTAAATGTGATACATCCAGCGAGGAGTCCACAGAAGAGGAGACTGAGCACAGAGACG ATGGTGCAGACCGCCAACCACATTGCGTTCAGCGAGATAAACTGCAGGAACAAGGGGTTGAAGAGGAGGGATATCACAGCAGAGAGACGGTCAGCTGCTCCACTGAAGAGCGGCAGTCTCGGTCAGGTACCAAGAAGCGCTCCAGAGCGGCCTTCTCTCACGCACAGGTCTACGAGCTGGAGCGCCGCTTCAATACACAGCGGTACCTCTCAGGTCCAGAACGGGCCGATCTGGCAGGGACGCTGAAACTCACAGAGACCCAGGTGAAAATCTGGTTTCAGAACCGGAGATATAAAACCAAACGGCGGCAGGTGGCTGCAGAGTTGGCGGCGTGCAGTTCACCAAAGAAAGTAGCAGTCAAAGTGCTGGTGAGGGACGATCAAAAGCAGTACCAGCAGGCGAATGGAGTACACATCCCAGTGACTGTACCGCTGTACCAGGCCTACCAGTACTACCCATACATGCACTGCTGCTGCCAGCCCTGCAGCATGAACAGCGTGGCCCGTGGAGGAATGCTCTGA
- the nkx2.3 gene encoding homeobox protein Nkx-2.3, with product MLPSPVITSSTTPFSVKDILKLELQQQSQQHQLQFISCLGLSGALSQPGPFSNKAFRSHSPPSCMLAGRDSPSPISSGLSESEERLSYLNALTVQDRLAESGLPVEMFSNPAQNHSDLRLETEQEDSKSCGALRAECEDADSEKPATKQQRTRRKPRVLFSQAQVFELERRFKQQRYLSAPEREHLASSLKLTSTQVKIWFQNRRYKCKRQRQDKTLEMAGHHHHHHHPPPPPRRVAVPVLVRDGRPCLTGSQNYNTSYTVGAPNPYSYNGYPAYSYNNSVYTNTYSCTYSSLPALPPSNTTANALMNMNLGNLGAQTQSQAPQGPVVTPCQGALQGIRAW from the exons ATGCTTCCAAGTCCGGTCATAACGTCTTCCACCACGCCTTTTTCTGTGAAGGACATTCTGAAgttagagctgcagcagcaatctcagcagcaccagctccagTTTATCTCTTGCCTCGGTCTCTCCGGTGCGCTCTCACAACCTGGGCCTTTCTCAAACAAAGCGTTCCGCTCCCATTCACCGCCGTCCTGCATGCTGGCCGGCAGGGATAGTCCAAGTCCCATCAGCTCCGGCCTGTCGGAGAGCGAGGAGAGACTGTCGTACCTCAACGCGCTGACTGTACAAGACCGACTGGCTGAGTCTGGTCTGCCGGTGGAGATGTTCAGCAACCCGGCGCAAAACCACTCAGACCTGCGGCTAGAGACCGAGCAGGAAGACAGCA AAAGCTGCGGTGCGTTGCGGGCTGAATGTGAGGACGCAGACTCGGAGAAGCCCGCCACTAAACAGCAGAGGACCAGGAGGAAACCTCGCGTCCTCTTCTCCCAGGCTCAGGTGTTCGAGCTGGAACGGCGGTTCAAGCAGCAGCGCTACCTGTCTGCCCCGGAGAGAGAGCACCTGGCCAGCTCGCTGAAACTCACCTCCACCCAGGTCAAGATATGGTTCCAGAACAGGAGGTACAAATGCAAGAGGCAGCGGCAGGACAAGACTCTTGAGATGGCAggccatcaccatcaccaccatcatccacCTCCACCGCCTAGGAGGGTAGCTGTGCCGGTGCTGGTCCGGGACGGGAGGCCTTGTCTGACTGGATCCCAAAATTATAACACCTCTTACACAGTCGGAGCTCCTAACCCGTACAGCTACAATGGCTATCCGGCCTACAGCTACAACAACTCAGTGTATACTAACACTTACTCTTGTACTTATTCCAGTCTACCTGCTCTCCCACCCAGTAACACAACTGCAAATGCGTTGATGAACATGAATTTGGGGAATCTTGGAGCTCAGACGCAAAGTCAGGCTCCCCAAGGACCAGTGGTCACACCCTGTCAAGGAGCTCTGCAGGGCATCCGGGCATGGTAG